ATTTTTTCGACTGATTCGATTTTGCTTTATATAAAGAAACATAAACCAGAAGTTATTATTGTATCATTAGTAATACTGCAAAAGTTTTTCGAACAGGATATTATAAATTATTTGCAATTGGGAGAGTTTGGAACAAAAGATACAGCCTTAGTATTTTTATCCATTAATCAAATATTTTTAGTTTTTTCTAATTTTGCAAGACTTGTAAGAAATACTAGGTTATACAATTTAAAAAAACTAAATCCTTCCTTAATTTTCTTATTTAGTTTTGCTTCAATTGGAATAATTGGGACTGCTCTTTTATCATTACCAAAGGCAGAAAAATTAGATATTCGTTTAATTGATATTATCTTTACGGTGATTAGTGCTACTTGTGTTACAGGATTATCTACAATCAGTATTGTAGATTCGTTTACGGTTTTTGGACAAATAATTATTCTGATTCTAATTCAAGTTGGTGGACTTGGACTTATTACATTAACTACTTTTTTTTCAATTTTTTTAGCGGGTCAGGCATCTGTAAACGATAAATTGCTCATGAAGGATTTACTGAGTGAAGAGGCAATCGGCCGAGTCCGAAAAATTATTAAACAAATAGCCATTCAAACCTTAATTATCGAAGCAATTGGTGCATTAATTCTATATAATAGTTTGCCTAATGAAGCAAATCTTTCTGGAAAGGATAAGATATTTTTTTCAATATTTCATTCGATATCTGCGTTTTGTAATGCAGGATTTTCACTTTTTCCAAATGGACTAGCAGAGAGTTTTTTTGATGGTGGAAAATTATATTTAATCGTTATCATGTTACTTATTACATTTGGAGGATTGGGTTTTCCGGTTGTTGGAGAAATCGCCAGGAATTTATTTACTCCGGAGAATGTAAATGTAAGGCTTTCAGTATTTTCAAAACTCGTAATCATTATTA
This sequence is a window from Leptospiraceae bacterium. Protein-coding genes within it:
- a CDS encoding portal protein gives rise to the protein MVWIKKREKRKLILLFYRFFRFLKEARSVVHEFHFEYTRNITRRFFALCGFLSITTLTIEYGFYYNVEWAGYIWFINSVAINYLISYEILGLIFSTDSILLYIKKHKPEVIIVSLVILQKFFEQDIINYLQLGEFGTKDTALVFLSINQIFLVFSNFARLVRNTRLYNLKKLNPSLIFLFSFASIGIIGTALLSLPKAEKLDIRLIDIIFTVISATCVTGLSTISIVDSFTVFGQIIILILIQVGGLGLITLTTFFSIFLAGQASVNDKLLMKDLLSEEAIGRVRKIIKQIAIQTLIIEAIGALILYNSLPNEANLSGKDKIFFSIFHSISAFCNAGFSLFPNGLAESFFDGGKLYLIVIMLLITFGGLGFPVVGEIARNLFTPENVNVRLSVFSKLVIIISFSFFIIGATSYYFLEENYTLKGLPLSEKIFHSIFYSITTRTAGFNTLAISDMGTPMVFFSFLLMWVGASPNSTGGGIKTSTFAVSFLHIFDLVKGRNRLDIFNRTISPASISRASATIVLSLFVIFIAIFSMVVVESFPFLDICFEVVSAFGTVGLTRGITPNLSDSSKIVISIVMFMGRVGVLTILIAFSPKSKVVNYRYPVEYVVVG